The genomic DNA CGTTTTTCCTGCTTGATGAAGATGAGTACGAATACGAAGAGGAAGAGAAATACGAAGAACATGAGGAGAAGAAGCCCATGAAATCCCAGTCACCGGCACAGACGAAACAAAACGTTGTCAGCCTGCAGAGCGTTCAAAAGTCATCCAAGGTGATCCTTGTTGAGCCACGCGTGTACGCAGAGGCCCAGGAAATTGCCGACCATCTCAAAAATCGCCGTTCTGTCTTGGTGAACCTGCAGCGAATCCAGCATGACCAGGCGAAACGGATCGTTGATTTCCTGAGCGGCACCGTATATGCCATCGGTGGCGATATCCAGCGGGTGGGGAGTGACATTTTCCTGTGCACGCCAGATAACGTCGAGGTGAGCGGAAACATTTCTGAACTCCTCAGTGAAGAAGACTTTACAGAATCGAGGTGGTAAGCTGAATCATGTTCCTTCTATATCAAATATTATCGTCCCTATTGAATATCTATATGTGGGCGCTCATCATCTATATCCTGATGTCGTGGTTCCCCAATGCCCGGGAAACCTCCATTGGCCAGATCCTCGCCCGCATATGCGAGCCTTATCTGGAACAGTTCCGGAAGTTCATCCCTCCCCTTGGGATGATCGATATTTCACCGATTGTCGCCTTCATCGTACTTAGACTGGCCGACAAAGGCCTTAGTCAACTTTTCTTATGGATTTTGTAGTAAGCTTTAAAGGACTGATACCCTTGCCGGTTCAGTCCTTTTGCATGGAGGGAGTTAAAACCTATGTCGACACTTTATCAGCATTTCAGACCGGAAGAGAGGGGGTTCATCGACCAGGTGGTCGAATGGAAGGAGCAGGTGGAGAGCCAGTATGCCCAGAAACGGACCGATTTCCTCGATCCCCGGGAGCAGCACATCCTCCTCAGCATCATCGGGACCGAAGGCAGCGTCAGGGTCGCATTTTTTCCGAAAACAGGGGAGCGCAAGCGTGCGCTGATCTACCCCGACTATTATGAGCCTTCTGAAGAAGATTATGGAATATGCCTGTATGAGATTCACTACCCTGCTAAGTTTGTTACAATAGAGCATAGGCAGATCCTCGGGACGCTTATGTCACTAGGTCTTAAAAGGGAAAAATTCGGGGATATCCCTACTGAAGGGGAACGGTATCAGCTCGTGGCGGCCGATGAAATTTCAGGGTGCTTGGAAATGGAGCTGCAACAGATCGGGAAAGCGAGGGTCTCACTCGAAAAGCGTCAGGTGGCAGAACTATTCATCACGGATGAGAAGTGGAGTGAAAATACCACAACGGTAAGCTCCCTGAGACTTGATGTGATCCTCTCCGCCATTCAGGGGGTTTCCCGGCAAAAGGCTCAGGCTCTCATTAAAGCTTCACTCGTGAAGGTAAACTGGAGGGCAACCGAGAGTACGTCCTTCGAGGTGGAAGAGGGGGATGTCATCTCGACGCGGGGGTTCGGCAGAAGCAAACTGCTGACCATCGACGGTAAGACGAAGCGGGATAAATGGCGGATCACGTTCGGTGTTTTGAAATAATTTTGCGAAATTAAAGGAAATTCGGTACAAGCTGTCGTAAAATTAGTTATAATGATAGTAATCAACCAAGTTTTGGAGGTGGCGCCCATGCCTTTGACGCCGTTAGATATACATAATAAAGAATTCAGCCGTGGATTCCGCGGATATGATGAAGACGAAGTAAATGAATTCCTCGACCAGATCATCAAGGATTATGAGATCCTGATCCGTGAGAAGAAGGAAACAGAAGAACGCCTTGATTCCCTGAACGAACGCCTTGGACACTTCACGACGATTGAAGAAACGTTGAATAAATCCATTGTCGTAGCCCAAGAAGCCGGTGAAGAAGTGAAGCGCAATGCGATGAAGGAATCGAAGCTCATCATCAAGGAAGCCGAGAAGAACGCCGACCGTATCGTCAATGAAGCACTTTCGAAAGCCCGCAGGATTGCCATTGAAATCGAAGAGCTCAAAAAGCAGTCCAAAGTGTTCCGCACACGCTTCAAAATGCTCATAGAAGCTCAGCTTGACCTCCTCGATACGAATGATTGGGATCAGCTCATGGAATTCGATGTGGACGCAACGGATCTGAAGACCTTGAAAGAAGAAGAGACACTGACTTGACGGATAGGCAGGTCTTTTCATATAATTGAAAAACCAAAAGAATACCTGTCATCAAAAGGCTGTGACAGGGAGAGTACGTTTCAGCAATAACCTTTATCAGCGAATCGGGGGCGGTGCAAGCCCGGTAGGGAAATGAAGCGGAAGATCACCCTTGAGCCCTGTCTGTGAACATATGCTAGCGGACGGCGACTGATCCATGTTACGGATTTTCGAGTGAGGGCAATCATGCCCTTATGAGGGTGGTACCGCGGGAAAAGCTTTCTCGTCCCTTTCTTAGGGATGAGGAAGCTTTTTTTTCATGGTTTGGATGACAGGTTCAATTGAAGAAGGAGGACCATTGAATTGGAATACAAAGAAACGTTATTAATGCCAAAAACAGAATTCCCCATGAGGGGCAACCTGCCAAATCGTGAACCGAAGATGCAGGAGCAGTGGAACGATATGTCGATCTATGACAGAGTACAGGAACGGACAAAAGGCCGTCCTCTGTTCATCCTTCATGATGGACCTCCATATGCAAATGGTAATATCCACATGGGCCATGCCCTCAACAAGATCTTGAAGGACTTCATCGTCCGCTATAAATCCATGAGTGGTTTCCATGCACCGTATGTACCAGGTTGGGATACTCATGGGCTGCCGATCGAGCAGGCCTTGACCAATAAAGGAGTCAAGCGCAAGGAAATGACCGTAGCGGAATTCAGGAAGCTTTGTGAAGAGTATGCATATGAGCAGGTGGACAATCAGCGCGCGCAATTCAAGCAGCTCGGCGTTCGCGGCGACTGGGAGAATCCATATATCACACTGAAACCGGAATACGAAGCTCAGCAGATCAAGGTATTCGGTGATATGGCGAAAAAAGGGTATATCTATAAAGGGAAAAAACCTGTGTATTGGTCACCTTCAAGTGAGTCTGCGCTTGCAGAAGCTGAGATTGAATATCAGGACAAAAAGTCACCATCGATTTATGTGGCATTCCCTGTAGCTGACGGTAAGGATGTCCTTGCAACTGGTGATAAGTTCATCATCTGGACGACGACTCCTTGGACGATTCCGGCAAATCTCGCCATCGCGGTGAACGGGAAACTGAATTACTCGGTCGTAAGCGTTGGAAGCGAGCGCTTCATCGTGGCGGAGGATCTCCTTGAGGAAGTTGCCTCTGTCCTTGAGTGGGAAAATCACTCTGTCGAGAAGACAGTCAAGGGATCAGATCTTGAGTACATTGTTGCCAAGCATCCGATCTATGATCGTGATTCTCTTGTCATCCTTGGTGACCATGTGACAACAGACTCTGGTACAGGCTGTGTCCATACCGCACCGGGTCATGGTGAAGATGATTTCATCATCGGGAAAAAATACAACCTGGATGTTCTTTGTCCTGTAGACGACAAGGGCGTACTGACAGATGAAGCACCAGGATTCGAAGGTCTCTTCTATGATAAGGCGAATAAACCGATTACTGAAAAACTGGAAGAGGTAGGGGCCCTTCTGAAGATTTCGTTCTTTACGCACTCCTACCCACACGACTGGCGTACAAAAAAACCGGTCATCTTCCGTGCAACAGCACAGTGGTTTGCGTCCATTGATAAATTCCGTGACGAACTGCTACAGGCAGTCAATGAGACAGAGTGGATCCCTGCGTGGGGAGAGACGCGCCTTTACAACATGGTCCGCGATCGTGGAGACTGGTGTATCTCACGTCAGCGTGCATGGGGCGTACCGATTCCCGTCTTCTATGCTGAAAATGGACAGGAAATCATCACTGATGAAACGATCAGTCATGTGTCAGACCTATTCCGCAAGCATGGATCGAACATTTGGTTTGAGCGTGAAGCAAAAGAGCTCCTTCCCGAAGGATTCACTCATGAAGGAAGCCCGAACGGCCACTTCACGAAAGAAACCGACATCATGGATGTTTGGTTTGATTCAGGGTCCTCACATCAGGCCGTCCTTGAAGAACGTGATGGCCTTCAGCGCCCTGCGGACCTCTATCTCGAAGGATCCGATCAATACCGCGGCTGGTTCAACTCTTCATTGACTACCGGCGTAGCCGTGACAGGCAAAGCACCGTATAAAGGCGTTTTAAGCCACGGGTTCGCTCTTGATGGCAATGGGCGCAAAATGAGTAAATCCCTCGGCAATGTCGTCGTACCTGAAAAAGTCATGAAGCAGCTTGGTGCAGATATCCTTCGCCTTTGGGTTGCATCCGTCGACTATCAGGCGGATGTGCGGGTTTCTGATCCAATCCTGAAGCAAGTGGCTGAAGTGTACCGGAAGATCCGTAACACATTCCGTTTCCTTCTCGGTAACCTGTCCGACTTTGATCCGGGCGTGCATGCCGTTTCGTACAGCGATCTCAGGGAAGTCGACCGCTTCATGCTCGTGAAGTTGAATGACCTTGTGAAAAACGTGAAAAATTCTTATGATAAGTACGAGTTTGCCGGCATTTATCATGCAGTCAATAATTTCTGTACCCTCGATTTGAGTTCTTTCTATCTCGATTTTGCGAAAGATATTCTCTACATCGAATCTGCCGATCAACATGATCGAAGAGCCATTCAGACCGTCCTGTACGAGTGCCTCGTAGCGTTGACCAAGCTCATGTCACCGATCCTTGCTCACACGGCTGACGAAGTATGGGTTCATATTCCGGGTGTCGATGGGGAGAGCGTACAACTGACTGATATGCCTGAAGTACAGTCATTCGACGGTGCGGAAGAGCTGAAGCAAAAATGGAATGCCTTCCTTGACGTCCGCGATGACGTCCTGAAGGCTTTGGAAGAAGCAAGGAATGAAAAAGTGATCGGGAAGTCCCTCACCGCTAAAGTCACGCTTTATGTGGATGAAAAGACGGAAGCCCTCCTTTCAAGCATCAAGGAGGACCTGAAACAGCTGTTCATCGTTTCTGCCTTCGAAATCGGCGGACGCACGTCAGAAGCCCCTGCAGAAGCCTTATCACTCGGTGCGAATAGCATCGTGGTAGAAAAAGCAGCAGGCGAAACTTGCGAGCGCTGTTGGACTGTTTCTCCTCACGTAGGAGAAGACCAGGATCACCCGACCCTTTGCCCACGCTGTGCATCTGTGGTCAAAGAAAACTATTCCCATTTAGCATGATTGAACAGGACCGTCTCTTAATGAGGCGGTCCTTTTTGTTATTCCGGTCATTGCTGGATGGATCTATAAGATATTTCCTGATTCGTCATTAGGGATCAGCGGTACCTTGATGCACGGGCAGATGAGCGTTTGACATTCCATAATTGCTAGATCTTGCAAGATGGGAACGGCAAGTTTTCCTCCATACTATGAATGGAGGGATGAAGATGACAGATGACCAATACCCGGCAATCATTGAAGAACTGGAATCATCATTGAAGGAATTGGAGTCGGCAGATACAAGCCATCCGATCGTAAGGAAAATGATTGAAGAAGAAATCAGGGATGTACGCTATGCACTTGGACGGGCAGACATGAATTCATTTGCGACATGTGAAATGAGCGGGGAATTGATCCCATTCAAGCTGATGAAAATGAATCCTACATCATCAACACTTCAAGAAATGAACGATTGGCGTAAATATGGGAAAGTCCATCTCCATTTATAAGATCCCTTGTTTTTTAAAAAACAAGGGATTAAGTGTCTTTATCACCGGGTTTATGCTAAAATTCAAAGGTAATCATCTCTAATGGATACGGAGGTTGCCTTTGTGTATTATTATCTTCTCGCTTTAGTGGTCATCGGGATCGATCAGCTTACCAAATGGCTGGTTGTACAAAATATGACGCAAGGTGAAAGCATCACGGTCATCCCTGATGTATTTTATATCACTTCGCACAGAAATCCGGGTGCGGCGTGGGGGATCCTGCCAGGTCAAATGTGGTTTTTCTATGTGATTACCATTGCCGTGATTGTCGGGATCGTGTATTACATGCAAAAGCATGCGAAAGGCCATTCACTCTTCAGCACAAGTCTTGCTTTCATGCTCGGAGGCGCCATCGGGAACTTCATCGATCGGGTTTCAAGGCAGGAAGTGGTGGATTTCCTTAATACATATATTTTCACTTACGATTTCCCCATATTCAATATCGCCGATGCATCACTCACGATAGGTGTAATTTTATTGCTCCTGCATATGTTCATGGATGAAAGAAAAGCAAAGAAGGAGAACAAACATGGAAGTCATTCAACACAGCATTGATCAAAATAATCAAGGAGAGCGCATCGACAAAGTTGTCAGCTCCCTAAATAAAGACTGGTCCCGGTCCCTTGTTCAATTATGGATCAAGGATGGGCATGTGAAAGTAAACGGGGAAGTGGTGAAGGCCAACTTCAAATGCCCTCTCGATGCATCGATCGAAATCGCGATCCCTGACCCAGAAGAGCTGGATGTCGAGGCAGAGGATCTCAATCTCGATATTGCATATGAAGATCAGGATGTCATCGTTGTCAACAAACCGAAAGGCATGGTCGTGCATCCGGCACCCGGACATTCTTCAGGAACCATGGTGAACGGTCTGATGCATCACTGCAAAGATCTTTCCGGTATCAACGGTGTCATGCGCCCTGGTATTGTACACCGGATCGACAAAGATACGTCTGGTCTCCTGATGGTTGCAAAGAACGACCAGGCCCATGAGCATCTTGTCAACCAGCTAGTGGAGAAGACCGTCACACGTAAATATACGGCCATCGTCCATGGGAACATTCCTCATGAGTACGGTACGATCGATGCACCGATTGGCAGGGATCCCAAAGACCGCCAGAGGATGACCGTCGTGGATAACGGTAAAAAAGCTGTCACGCATTTCAGGGTGCGGGATCGGTATGAGGATTTCACCCTCGTTGAGTGTGAGCTGGAGACGGGCAGGACCCATCAGATCCGTGTTCATATGAAATACATCGGATATCCCCTCGCTGGAGATCCGAAATACGGGCCGAGGAAGACGCTGCCACTCAATGGACAAGCCCTTCACGCGGGAACACTTGGATTCGTCCATCCCCGTACTGGAGAATACATGGAGTTCCACGCAGAGCTTCCTGAAGAATTCACGAAGCTCATTGCCCGCCTTGAAAATAGTCGTTGACAAATGGGCAGGGGACCTGTATGATAAACGTAATTGAATAAGACCTTTAATACAGTCCCGTGAGACTGAGAAGGAGTTTGTATACCAGGTTAGGTGTGCAAAGATTTATATACGATAAGTGTATCCTCTCATCCATGGGTGAGGGGATTTTTTTATGGCAATGAAGGAGGTACCACTCATGACTAAAAAAGCAACGGTTCTCGACCAGCCTGCCATCCGCAGGGCCCTGACCAGGATCGCACATGAGATCATCGAGCGCAATAAAGGGATTGATGAGATCGTCCTTGTCGGAATCAAAACAAGGGGCATCCACATCGCACGCAGGCTTGCGGAACGGATTCATGATATTGAAGGACAGAAGGTTCCAGTCGGGGAGATTGATATCACACTTTACCGCGACGATCTGTCTGTCAAAACATCAGACCAGGAACCAGAAGTGAAGGGTTCGGATCTTCCAGTGGGTATCGCCAACAAAAAAGTCATCCTGATCGATGATGTCCTCTTTACAGGGAGAACGGTAAGAGCTGGACTCGATGCTCTCATGGATCTTGGCCGACCGGGTCAGATTCAGCTAGCCGTACTCGTCGATCGCGGTCACCGGGAACTCCCGATCCGTGCCGACTATGTCGGGAAGAATATCCCGACTTCAAGCTCTGAAAAAATCACGGTTGCTTTGTCCGAGGTCGATGACCGGGATGAAGTATCCATCTACGAAAACGAATAAGTATCCTTTTAAGAGTGGTCCAGTGAGGCTGACAAAGGATGGTGGGGAAGGCGTATGGCCGTCTCCTGCCCTCTTTGTGCCCTCTTGGATAAGAGGGTTTTTTTAATAGGTGAAACAAGGAGGAAATGATATGACTACCAAACAAGATATCGTACTTGATGTACATGAAGTCCCACCAGCAAGAAAATGGCTCACCCTGAGCCTTCAGCATCTGTTCGCCATGTTCGGCGCCACGGTCCTCGTACCGTTCCTCGTCGATTTGAGCCCCGGGGTTGCACTCGTATCGAGTGGCCTTGGAACACTGGCATACATCATCATCACGAGGGGTCAGATCCCGGCCTACCTTGGATCATCCTTTGCGTTCATCGCACCGATCATCGCCGCCAAGCAATTCGGAGGTCCCGGTGCAGCCATGATGGGGAGCTTCATGGCTGGAATTGTGTACGGCCTAGTCGCCCTCTTGATCGCGAAGCTCGGAGTGAAATGGCTGTCCACAATCCTGCCGCCGGTCGTGGTTGGACCGGTGATCATGGTCATCGGACTGGGTCTTGCAGGAACGGCCGTCAACATGGCCATGTACGCCGATCCTTATGCCGATACCCTGGTATATAGCAGCAAGCATATCCTTGTGGCGCTCGCCACCTTGCTTATCACCATCATCTGCTCGGTCTACTTCAAGGGCTTTCTCGGTATGGTCCCGATCCTTGCGGGCATAACAGGCGGTTATATCATTGCCATATTCGCCGGGCTCGTCGACTTCCAACCGGTGCTTGATGCACCACTATTCAAAATGCCAGACTTCTTCATTCCATTCGTCGACTACACACCTTCCTTCTCCTGGTCCATCATGTCGATCATGGTGCCGGTCGCCGTCGTGACGATGGCGGAACACACAGGTCATCAGATGGTCCTCAGCAAGGTTGTCGGAAGGAACTTCATCGAAAAACCGGGCTTGCATAAATCCATCCTCGGTGACGGGGCGGCGACAGTCATTGCTTCCATCATCGGGGGTCCGCCGGTTACCACATACGGTGAGAACATCGGTGTACTCGCCATCACGAAGGTATACAGCGTCTATGTGATCGGGGGTACGGCGGTGCTGGCAGTCGTGTTCGGTTTCATCGGGAAAATCACTGCCCTCATCAGTTCCATCCCGACGGCCGTCATGGGAGGGGTATCCATCCTTCTCTTCGGAATCATCGCATCGAGCGGTCTCAGGATGCTCATTGACTACAAGGTTGACCTTGGGAAGAACCGAAACCTCATCATCTCATCTGTCATACTCGTCATCGGAGTAGGAGGCGCCTATGTGGAACTGGGAGAAAACGTCTCACTTTCCGGAATGGCCTTAGCAGCCATCATCGGAGTCGTACTGAATCTAGTCCTTCCGGGACGGGAAGAAACTTCAGGAAATCTATTCGAAGAACAAAAACAAGCAAATGACGAAGTAGCATAGAACACCTTTTAACAATGGTCCAGAGAGTCCATAAGGGTGATGCTGTATAGGGACGAGTCTGTTCCTCTATGGCTGAAAACACCCTGAGCAGAAGGCACAGGGTGTTTTTTTATACAAAAAGTCAGAAGGGCGGCGTGTACGATGGGGCACTTATTAACCATGAAGGATTTATCTGAAAGAGAGATCCTCTCAATCTTGGATCAGGCAGAACGCTTCAAGGCAGGAGAAAGGTGGGAAGATGGATCAGATCATTTCGTGGCCAACCTTTTCTTCGAAGCCAGTACACGGACGAAATGCAGTTTTGAAATGGCGGAAAGGCGTCTCGGCCTGGAAGTGATTCCGTTTGAATCCCATGCCTCGAGCGTCCAAAAGGGAGAAACCCTTTACGATACAGTGAAAACACTGGAATCGATCGGGGTGGGAGCCGTGGTCATCCGTCATAGCAGGGACCGCTACTTCGATGAGCTCAAAGGTTTGGACGTCAGGATCATCAATGGAGGGGATGGATGCGGAAATCATCCGACTCAATGCCTCCTTGACCTGATGACAATCCGTCAGGAATTCGGAGGGTTCCAGGGTCTCCGGGTCGCCATCATCGGCGATATCGCCCACAGCCGTGTGGCTAGATCCAATGCGGAAGCCCTTACCGCACTCGGGGCAGCGGTCAGGTTCTCTGGTCCAGAGGAATGGTTCCCAGAGCGCTACAGGGATCGATATGTAGAGATCGAGGAAGCGATGAGTTCATCCGACGTCGTGATGCTACTGCGCATCCAGCACGAAAGGCATCATGGAACGCCGATTGCGTCCAAGGCGGATTATCACCAGGCATACGGCCTTACCTTGGAGAGGGAGAGGAAGATGGCGCATGGAAGCATCATCATGCACCCGGCACCTGTCAACCGTGGGGTCGAGATCGCCGATTCCCTCGTGGAATGCGGACGGTCCAGGATCTTCAAACAAATGGAAAATGGCGTATACGTCAGAATGGCGGTACTAAAAAGAGCATTCCAATTACAAGGAGGACGTCAACATGAACTGGTTGATCAAACATGCTAACATTCTGAATGCAAAAGGGGAATTGGAACCGGTCGAGGTAAAGACAAAGGGGAATAAGATTGCTGAAATAGGAACCGAACTCTCCAACACGGGTGAGATGGAATATGATGCGCGGGGCATGTTGCTGTCACCTGGTTTCGTCGACCTCCACGTTCATCTCCGCGAACCAGGGGGAGAACATAAAGAAACGATCGAAACCGGAACGAAAGCTGCTGCAAAAGGCGGTTACACGACAATTGCGGCGATGCCCAACACACGCCCCGTACCGGATGATACCGAAACACTGGATTGGTTACATAAACGGATTAACGAAACGGCCTCGGTCAGGGTCCTACCTTACGGAGCCATCACAGAGAGACAGGCTGGGAAGGAATTGAACGACCTCGAAGCGATGAAGCAACATGGGGCCTTCGCTTTCACAGATGACGGTGTCGGAGTGCAGTCAGCCGCCATGATGCTCGAAGCCATGAAAAAAGCCGCAGCTATCGGAGCTTCCATCGTGGCCCATTGCGAAGAGAACACCCTGATCAATAAAGGGTCCGTCCATGAAGGCAGGTTTTCAGCCTTGAACGGACTGAATGGGATCCCGTCTGTATGTGAAGCGGTTCATATCGCTCGGGATGTGCTCCTTGCGGAAGCAGCGGGTACCCATTATCATGTCTGCCACATCTCAACAAAAGAATCTGTCAGAGTGGTCAGGGATGCAAAGAGGGCCGGGATCAAGGTGACAGCAGAAGTGACCCCGCATCATCTCCTGCTATGTGAAGATGACATCCCGGGGATGGATACGAACTTTAAGATGAATCCACCTCTCCGTGGGAAAGAGGACAGGGACGCCCTCATCGAAGGGCTTCTGGACGGCACCATCGACTTTATCGCCACCGATCATGCACCGCATACAACAGAAGAAAAGGGAGAGGGCATGGAATTATCGCCATTCGGGATTGTCGGGCTTGAAACGGCATTTCCTTTACTCCATACGCATTTTGTTCAAAAAGGAATCATCACGTTGAAGCAGCTCATCGATTGGATGACCGTCAAACCTTCAGAAGCGTTCAATCTACCGTTTGGCACGCTTAAAGTTGGAGGCGACGCAGACTTCACGCTGATCGATTTGGAAAAGAAGGAAACCATTCATACGGGATCCTTCCTGTCAAAAGGCAAGAACACACCATTCTCGGGGTGGGAATGCACAGGATATCCGCAAGCGACATTTTATCAAGGTCAACAAGTTTGGAATGGAGGAGAAGCATAATGAACAGACAGCTCATTCTGGAAGACGGAACGATTTTTATCGGTGAAGGATTCGGTGCAGACAGTGAGGCCATAGGGGAAGTCGTA from Rossellomorea marisflavi includes the following:
- a CDS encoding cell division protein SepF, whose amino-acid sequence is MGIKSKFKTFFLLDEDEYEYEEEEKYEEHEEKKPMKSQSPAQTKQNVVSLQSVQKSSKVILVEPRVYAEAQEIADHLKNRRSVLVNLQRIQHDQAKRIVDFLSGTVYAIGGDIQRVGSDIFLCTPDNVEVSGNISELLSEEDFTESRW
- a CDS encoding YggT family protein — protein: MFLLYQILSSLLNIYMWALIIYILMSWFPNARETSIGQILARICEPYLEQFRKFIPPLGMIDISPIVAFIVLRLADKGLSQLFLWIL
- a CDS encoding RNA-binding protein encodes the protein MSTLYQHFRPEERGFIDQVVEWKEQVESQYAQKRTDFLDPREQHILLSIIGTEGSVRVAFFPKTGERKRALIYPDYYEPSEEDYGICLYEIHYPAKFVTIEHRQILGTLMSLGLKREKFGDIPTEGERYQLVAADEISGCLEMELQQIGKARVSLEKRQVAELFITDEKWSENTTTVSSLRLDVILSAIQGVSRQKAQALIKASLVKVNWRATESTSFEVEEGDVISTRGFGRSKLLTIDGKTKRDKWRITFGVLK
- a CDS encoding DivIVA domain-containing protein, with translation MPLTPLDIHNKEFSRGFRGYDEDEVNEFLDQIIKDYEILIREKKETEERLDSLNERLGHFTTIEETLNKSIVVAQEAGEEVKRNAMKESKLIIKEAEKNADRIVNEALSKARRIAIEIEELKKQSKVFRTRFKMLIEAQLDLLDTNDWDQLMEFDVDATDLKTLKEEETLT
- the ileS gene encoding isoleucine--tRNA ligase, with translation MEYKETLLMPKTEFPMRGNLPNREPKMQEQWNDMSIYDRVQERTKGRPLFILHDGPPYANGNIHMGHALNKILKDFIVRYKSMSGFHAPYVPGWDTHGLPIEQALTNKGVKRKEMTVAEFRKLCEEYAYEQVDNQRAQFKQLGVRGDWENPYITLKPEYEAQQIKVFGDMAKKGYIYKGKKPVYWSPSSESALAEAEIEYQDKKSPSIYVAFPVADGKDVLATGDKFIIWTTTPWTIPANLAIAVNGKLNYSVVSVGSERFIVAEDLLEEVASVLEWENHSVEKTVKGSDLEYIVAKHPIYDRDSLVILGDHVTTDSGTGCVHTAPGHGEDDFIIGKKYNLDVLCPVDDKGVLTDEAPGFEGLFYDKANKPITEKLEEVGALLKISFFTHSYPHDWRTKKPVIFRATAQWFASIDKFRDELLQAVNETEWIPAWGETRLYNMVRDRGDWCISRQRAWGVPIPVFYAENGQEIITDETISHVSDLFRKHGSNIWFEREAKELLPEGFTHEGSPNGHFTKETDIMDVWFDSGSSHQAVLEERDGLQRPADLYLEGSDQYRGWFNSSLTTGVAVTGKAPYKGVLSHGFALDGNGRKMSKSLGNVVVPEKVMKQLGADILRLWVASVDYQADVRVSDPILKQVAEVYRKIRNTFRFLLGNLSDFDPGVHAVSYSDLREVDRFMLVKLNDLVKNVKNSYDKYEFAGIYHAVNNFCTLDLSSFYLDFAKDILYIESADQHDRRAIQTVLYECLVALTKLMSPILAHTADEVWVHIPGVDGESVQLTDMPEVQSFDGAEELKQKWNAFLDVRDDVLKALEEARNEKVIGKSLTAKVTLYVDEKTEALLSSIKEDLKQLFIVSAFEIGGRTSEAPAEALSLGANSIVVEKAAGETCERCWTVSPHVGEDQDHPTLCPRCASVVKENYSHLA
- the lspA gene encoding signal peptidase II, with the translated sequence MYYYLLALVVIGIDQLTKWLVVQNMTQGESITVIPDVFYITSHRNPGAAWGILPGQMWFFYVITIAVIVGIVYYMQKHAKGHSLFSTSLAFMLGGAIGNFIDRVSRQEVVDFLNTYIFTYDFPIFNIADASLTIGVILLLLHMFMDERKAKKENKHGSHSTQH
- a CDS encoding RluA family pseudouridine synthase, producing the protein MEVIQHSIDQNNQGERIDKVVSSLNKDWSRSLVQLWIKDGHVKVNGEVVKANFKCPLDASIEIAIPDPEELDVEAEDLNLDIAYEDQDVIVVNKPKGMVVHPAPGHSSGTMVNGLMHHCKDLSGINGVMRPGIVHRIDKDTSGLLMVAKNDQAHEHLVNQLVEKTVTRKYTAIVHGNIPHEYGTIDAPIGRDPKDRQRMTVVDNGKKAVTHFRVRDRYEDFTLVECELETGRTHQIRVHMKYIGYPLAGDPKYGPRKTLPLNGQALHAGTLGFVHPRTGEYMEFHAELPEEFTKLIARLENSR
- the pyrR gene encoding bifunctional pyr operon transcriptional regulator/uracil phosphoribosyltransferase PyrR, which codes for MTKKATVLDQPAIRRALTRIAHEIIERNKGIDEIVLVGIKTRGIHIARRLAERIHDIEGQKVPVGEIDITLYRDDLSVKTSDQEPEVKGSDLPVGIANKKVILIDDVLFTGRTVRAGLDALMDLGRPGQIQLAVLVDRGHRELPIRADYVGKNIPTSSSEKITVALSEVDDRDEVSIYENE
- a CDS encoding solute carrier family 23 protein, with amino-acid sequence MTTKQDIVLDVHEVPPARKWLTLSLQHLFAMFGATVLVPFLVDLSPGVALVSSGLGTLAYIIITRGQIPAYLGSSFAFIAPIIAAKQFGGPGAAMMGSFMAGIVYGLVALLIAKLGVKWLSTILPPVVVGPVIMVIGLGLAGTAVNMAMYADPYADTLVYSSKHILVALATLLITIICSVYFKGFLGMVPILAGITGGYIIAIFAGLVDFQPVLDAPLFKMPDFFIPFVDYTPSFSWSIMSIMVPVAVVTMAEHTGHQMVLSKVVGRNFIEKPGLHKSILGDGAATVIASIIGGPPVTTYGENIGVLAITKVYSVYVIGGTAVLAVVFGFIGKITALISSIPTAVMGGVSILLFGIIASSGLRMLIDYKVDLGKNRNLIISSVILVIGVGGAYVELGENVSLSGMALAAIIGVVLNLVLPGREETSGNLFEEQKQANDEVA
- a CDS encoding aspartate carbamoyltransferase catalytic subunit, which encodes MGHLLTMKDLSEREILSILDQAERFKAGERWEDGSDHFVANLFFEASTRTKCSFEMAERRLGLEVIPFESHASSVQKGETLYDTVKTLESIGVGAVVIRHSRDRYFDELKGLDVRIINGGDGCGNHPTQCLLDLMTIRQEFGGFQGLRVAIIGDIAHSRVARSNAEALTALGAAVRFSGPEEWFPERYRDRYVEIEEAMSSSDVVMLLRIQHERHHGTPIASKADYHQAYGLTLERERKMAHGSIIMHPAPVNRGVEIADSLVECGRSRIFKQMENGVYVRMAVLKRAFQLQGGRQHELVDQTC
- a CDS encoding dihydroorotase, which codes for MNWLIKHANILNAKGELEPVEVKTKGNKIAEIGTELSNTGEMEYDARGMLLSPGFVDLHVHLREPGGEHKETIETGTKAAAKGGYTTIAAMPNTRPVPDDTETLDWLHKRINETASVRVLPYGAITERQAGKELNDLEAMKQHGAFAFTDDGVGVQSAAMMLEAMKKAAAIGASIVAHCEENTLINKGSVHEGRFSALNGLNGIPSVCEAVHIARDVLLAEAAGTHYHVCHISTKESVRVVRDAKRAGIKVTAEVTPHHLLLCEDDIPGMDTNFKMNPPLRGKEDRDALIEGLLDGTIDFIATDHAPHTTEEKGEGMELSPFGIVGLETAFPLLHTHFVQKGIITLKQLIDWMTVKPSEAFNLPFGTLKVGGDADFTLIDLEKKETIHTGSFLSKGKNTPFSGWECTGYPQATFYQGQQVWNGGEA